A portion of the Lolium rigidum isolate FL_2022 chromosome 1, APGP_CSIRO_Lrig_0.1, whole genome shotgun sequence genome contains these proteins:
- the LOC124654034 gene encoding probable transcription factor KAN2, with protein MELFPSQPDLSLQIGLPASATPHGHDHRHAMGGRFFGPPTTSGLNPSMAPSLQLPFPMPPLPLPVPMPQHHATAPGHPGLYYQNPHSVPLPDGGMLRPIRGVPLYPTPFAPPPPHGGGASAAPCYCDPCHVAGAWRRGGGGCGARLVGYPAPKRAARAPRMRWTSTLHSRFVHAVELLGGHERATPKAVLELMDVKDLTLAHVKSHLQMYRTVKNTERPAASSDQADGFENGSAGEICDDNLLDLRGGGRPETAAARHGRLAANDHDGNIGVGAAHTGALWNSSSREEDWSGFPCDSNNESMQSLKVHTRSINQLEHMQSKSIEILSDMNSCLSETTSSTSEPNLDFTLGRSHHRRS; from the exons ATGGAGCTCTTCCCTTCCCAGCCGGATCTGTCCCTCCAGATCGGCCTCCCAGCGAGCGCAACACCCCACGGCCATGATCACCGCCACGCCATGGGCGGCAGGTTCTTTGGGCCTCCCACTACCAGCGGCCTGAACCCGTCCATGGCGCCGTCGCTGCAGCTGCCGTTTCCCATGCCACCTCTGCCGCTGCCGGTTCCCATGCCGCAACACCACGCCACCGCGCCGGGCCACCCCGGCCTCTACTACCAAAACCCCCACTCCGTCCCCCTCCCCGACGGTGGCATGCTGCGGCCCATACGGGGCGTGCCGCTGTACCCGACGCCGTTCGCGCCCCCGCCTCCGCACGGTGGCGGTGCCTCCGCCGCGCCGTGCTACTGCGACCCCTGCCACGTCGCCGGAGCCTGGCGTCGCGGCGGTGGGGGGTGCGGCGCGCGCCTCGTCGGGTACCCGGCGCCGAAGCGTGCTGCGCGCGCGCCCCGCATGCGCTGGACGTCAACGCTCCACTCCCGCTTCGTCCACGCCGTCGAGCTCCTCGGCGGCCACGAGA GGGCGACGCCAAAGGCAGTTCTTGAGCTCATGGATGTGAAGGATCTCACCCTAGCTCATGTCAAGTCTCACTTGCAG ATGTACAGGACGGTGAAGAATACCGAAAGGCCGGCAGCCTCGTCAG ATCAAGCCGACGGGTTTGAGAACGGGTCCGCAGGCGAGATCTGCGACGACAACTTGCTCGACCTGCGCGGCGGTGGTAGGCCGGAGACAGCGGCGGCACGACATGGAAGGTTGGCCGCAAACGACCATGACGGCAACATCGGCGTCGGTGCCGCTCACACTGGCGCCCTGTGGAATAGCTCTTCGAG GGAGGAGGACTGGTCTGGCTTCCCTTGTGACTCAAACAACGAAAGCATGCAATCTTTGAAGGTACACACACGCTCAATCAACCAGCTT GAACATATGCAGTCCAAGAGTATAGAGATACTATCAGACATGAACTCCTGCCTGTCGGAGACGACATCGAGCACTAGCGAGCCAAACCTTGACTTCACCCTAGGGCGCTCGCACCACCGCCGGAGTTGA